The Streptomyces sp. NBC_01317 genomic interval GCGGATCATCGTCTCCTGGACGACGTCCTCGGCGAGCTGGCGGTCGCTCAGCAGCTTCTCGGCGTACGCGAGCAGCGCCTTCCCGTGATCTGCCACCAGTACGTGGAGGAGCTGTTCCTGGCCGGCCTGCGAGGAGGCCTTCGGTGCCGTGATGGGCTTCATGTCCTGGTTCCTGAGGGGGATCGTGCCGGCTCCGGGCGGGAGCGCCACCGAGCCTAGGCAGGACCCTGTGCCGAAAAAGTGACGGAAACCCGTCGGCCCCTCGGCGTCAGACCTTCAGCGCCGGTGAGTCGCGGGGCGACGGCTCGCCGAGGCGGTGGAGCCTGTCCCGGACCGCCTCGGCGTCCGGATGGTCGAAACCGTCGAAGATCTCCAGCGCGTGCGCCCAGGCCGAGGCCGCCCGTACCGGAGCCCCCAGCGCCGCCTGGGTGTCGCCGATGTGCACGAGCGTGTCCGCCTCCAGCGGGCAGTCGCGCAGATCGCGGTACAGGTCCAGGGCGTGCCCGTACGAGGCCAGGGCCTGCTGGTACCGGCGCAGGTGGTGATGGGCGTACCCGAGGCTGTCCCAGGCCGCCGCCTCGCCGTTGCGGTCCCCGATCTCCTGGTGCAGAGCCAGGGACTGACGGCACTGGCCGAGCGCCTTCTCGTGCTCGCCGAGCAGGATGTAGGTCCAGCCGACCTCGTTGAAGATGCTGCCGAGGCCGGCGGTGTGGGACGCCTCCCGGTAGTACACGGCCGCCTGCCGGTAGTGCTCCAGGGCCTGGAGGTGGCGGCCGAGCCCGTTGGACTGGTACGCGAGGTACCGATGGGCCCTGCCCATGCCGATCGGATCGTTCAGCTCCCCGTACAGCTCCAGCGCCCGGGACAGCTGGGCCCGGGCCTCGTCGTGGCGCTTCAGCCGTCCGCTGACAAACCCGAGGACCTGATGCGCGTGCGCCTGCCCGTACACGTCACCGAGCCGCTGCGCCGCCGTCACCGCGAAGGTCTGCAGGGTCAGCTGCTCCTGCCAGCGTCCGCGCCGGTCGAGGAACAGCTCCAGGATCGCGGCCAGCCGCCAGCAGTGGCCGGTCGAGCCGTACCGGGCGTCCTGCTCGACGGACGAGAGCAGGACGGAGCGCTCCCTCTCGATCCAGTCCGCGGCCTCCCGCGCGTCGGGGAAGGTGAGCGGACCGGAGCCGGGCGCGGCCGGCGGCAGCGGGAAACGCTCCCGGTGGGGCGCCATCGACGTGTCGGCGGCCAGCGCGGTGTGCAGGTAGTGGTCCTGCATCCGGTGGCGGGCGGCGGACCGGTCGTCCTTGGAGTCGTGCGCGTGCGCCAGCTCCGCGCCGTACGCCCGCAGCAGCTCGTGCGAGGCAAAGCGGCCCGGCGTCTCCTCGGTGAGCAGCTGCGCGCGGACCAGCTCGGCCAGCGGCGCCCGCGCCTCCGGCTCCCGGAGGCCGACCAGACTCGCCGCCGCGGCCGTCGAGCAGCAGGGCCCCGGGTGCAGGGCGAGCAGCCGGAACAGCCGCGCGGCGGCGGGGGAGAGGGTGCGGTACGACCAGGAGAAGACGCTGCGCGCGTCCGTGACGGGGTCCCCGCCGGCGAAGGCGTCGAGACTGCCGTGACCGCGGCGCAGCTCCGCGGCGATGGAGGACAGCGAGAAACCGGGGTGGACGGCGGCGCGGGCGCTGACGATGGCCAGGGCCAGCGGAAGACGGCCGCAGAGGGCGACGATCTCGTCGCCGGCGCCGGACTCGGCGGTGAGCCGGTCCGCGCCCAGGCGCCGGGCCAGGAACTCCCGCGCCTCGGAGACGGTCAGCACGTCCAGGGTGACGGGGCGCGCGCCGTCGGCCGCTATCAGCCCGTGGAGCTGGTTGCGGCTGGTGACGATGGCCAGACAGCCGGGTGCCCCCGGCAGCAGGGGGCGTACCTGCTCGGTGTCCCTGGCGTTGTCCAGCAGCACGAGCACCCGGCGGCCCGCGAGGAGACTGCGGTAGAGCGCGGCCTGCGCGTCCAGACCGGTGGGGATGCGGTTCGGGTGCACCCCGAAGGCGTCGAGGAAGGTACGTATCGCGTCGGCCGGGTCCATGACCGAGCCGGTCGGGTCGAAGCCGCGCAGGTTGACGTAGAGCTGCCCGTCCGGGAAGCGGTGGGCGACCTCGTGGGCCCAGCGCACGGCGAGCGTGGTCTTGCCGACACCGGCCATGCCCCCGATGGCACTGATCACCACGGCGGCCGGCCCTTCGCCCTCGTCGGGCAGCAGGGCATGGCTCCTGGCCAGCTCGGAGCGGCGGCCGGTGAACGCGGACAGGTCGGCGGGCAGCTGCGCCGGGCGCACCTTGGGCGCGTACGTCCGCTCCCCGGTGTTCCCGGGACCGGCCGGATCGTCGTTCCGCCCGCCGGCGGGCTCCATGGGCGGTACGGATTCGCCGGCGTCCCCGCCGCCGTCCTCGGCCGGGGGCACCACCGGGGGAGGTCCGGCCGGCACGCTCTGGCGCAGGACCTGCTGCTGGGCGGCCCGCAGCTCGGGTCCCGGGTCCAGTCCCAGCTCGTCGGCGAGCCGGGACCGTACCGCCTGATAGACGCCGAGGGCCTCGGCCTGGTGGCCGGTCGCCGCGAGGACGACGATCAGCCGGGCCTGGAGCACCTCGTCCAGCTGGTGGTGGGCTGCGGCGTGCCGGAGCGTGATCAGCACCCGTCCGGTGAGGCTCGGACCGGTCTCCAGCGCCCTCTCCGCGGCTTCCTTCACCACGGCGAGGTGCTCACGGTCGACGGCGGCGAAGACGGGGTGTGCCTGGATCTGCGGGGGAATCCCGGTGGCCGTGGGGCCGCGCCAGAGGCCGAGGGCCTCGATGAGCAGCTCGGTGGCGCCGGCCGGGTCCCCGGCCTCGGACGCCTGCCCGGCCGCGTCCCGCAGGGCGCGGAATCGCAGCAGGTCCAGCCCGTCCGGGTCGACGTCCAGGCGGTATCCGCCGGAGCCGCGCACCAGCCGCCGGGAGGCCGCGCGGGTCGGCAGATCGGGCTCCAGGAGGCGGCGCAGCGCGCCCACGTGCCGGTGCACCACGTTCACCGCGCTGTCCGGGGGATCCTGCCCCCACAGCACGTCGAGGATCTCGTGGACGGCCACCGGCTGCCCCGCCTGCGTCAGCAGCAGCGCGAGCAGGGCCCGCTGCTTGGGAGGGCCCAGTTCCAGCTCGGTTCCGTGACGCCAGGCTCTGACCGGCCCCAAAACTGAGAAACGCACAGTCGGCGAGTCTAGGCGGTCACTTCGCCAGGTGACGGGTCGGCGCACCCGTGGAACGGCAACAGGTGTGTTCCCGGGGGGAGTTGGCCGCGCAATAGATGCAGGTAACAGCTATTAACCGGATTTGCGTGACTGTACGGAGGCAACAAGAGACCCCGACCGGACGGGGGACGCCGATCGGGGTCGAATGAGGGGAGGGTGCGGATGGCGGTCGCCTCGCGGCGATGGGCTCCATGGGGCTTCAGCCGAACGATCTTCCCCATGGGCGATTCTCAAATGGGGCCCGGGGACACTGTTCCATCCGCATCCTCAGTGTGTTCAACGGCGGCCCCCCCGGAGAATGTTCCCGCCGCCGTCCCGGGCCGTGATCAGGACGGGAACTCGTCCTCGGGCACCTCGCTGGTCGTCGCGTTGCCACCGATCGTCTTCTCCAGGGAGAAGGTCAGGATCGTGTACTGCGTGCCGCCGGAGACCTGGCGGGTGTTGAAATCCGCCTTGTCGTCGAACTTCTGGAACGAGCAGTCACGGGTGAAGGACCTCTTCGACGAATTCCAGTCCGTGCCCGAGGCGAAGTACACGGTGTACGCGCCGTCGGCGACGCGCCGGACGGTCGCGTCCTTGCCCTTGCGTATGTAGACGGTGAAGTTGGTCCGCTGCCCCTTGGCCAGGGTGACCACCGCGTCGGACGAGGTGCCGTTCTTGATGACGAGCCGGCCGAGGCCCCCCTGCCGCCGGTCCCTCACGAGGGAGTTGTTCCCGAGCCGCCGGTGCTTGGCCTTTTCCGTACGGGGCAGCTTGAGGTCCACGGCGTAACCGAGCGCGGTCAGCGCGGCGTCCGCCTCCCGCACGGACCCCAGCGCGTCGTCCGAGCGCAGGGTGATCCGCGGCGAGGTGGCGCAGCGCCCGCCGCCCGACTGCGCGTCGACGAGGCTGATGCCCAGGTCACGCACGGCGTCGGCGAGATCGCTGTGGGCGCTCCAGGCGTCGTCGGGCGCCCGCTCCAGGTCGAGCAGGCCGGCGGCGGTGTCCGCGGCGGTGCCGGCCGTGTCGAGCGCGGTGTCGAGCGCCTTGCCCTCGCCCGCGCGGTCCACCTTGCGGAGGGCGGTGTCGAGCGGGGCGACGATCTTGGCGAGTGCGTGGCGGTAGGCGGTGGGGTCGACGGGGGTCGGGGTCGGGGTCGGCGTCGGTGCCGGGGCTGTGGCTGTGGCCCGGTTCTTGGGCTCCCCGCTGCTGTCCCCGTCCCCGTCCCCGTTGCCGGAACACGCCGTCAACGGCAGCGCGAGTGCCAGCACGGCACCGAGCGCGGTAGCGGTTTTTGACCTGCGCGCACGTAAAAGCTTCACCCTGTTGCCCCCCGTCCCCCTGCGGCACCCGGTCCGGTGCCGCACACGCAGGCTTGATACCCAGGGCCCGCCCCCGCGATACCTCCCTGCTGGCGTCCGCGCGGGACCGGCCTTACGGTGAAGGTGCACTGACTCGAAGTGACCTGTGCGGTCGGACGGGCGGCGGCGATATGGCGAACAACGAAGAGCGGACCGGCGGGCTGATCTGTGGCCATCTCGCGGATGTGGACGAGGTGACGCCCGACAGCGAGGACAGCTGCCTCGATTGTGTGGCGCTGGGTGACAGCTGGGTGCACCTGCGGGAGTGCCAGACGTGCGGGCACATCGGCTGCTGCGACTCGTCGAAGAACAAGCACGCGACGGCGCACTATGAGGCGACCGGGCATCCGTTGATCCGGTCTTACGAGCCGGGGGAGGGGTGGTGGTGGTGCTACGAGGACGAGATCGTCTTTGAGGTCGAGGGCGTTGCGCCTGTGCGGTGAGGGGTGTCCGCGCGGGTTACTGATTGTCCTCAATCGCCGGACGGGCTTGGTTGTGCCCGCTGCGGCCCGGGGGCCTGGGTGCGGGTTGTTGCCGGGGGCCGGGCAGGGGTCGTGTCCTGCACTGCATGTTTTACGTCGCGTTCGGGGACTCCGGACATTCACGGTAGTCACGCGACACAAAACACGCTCTACGTTCCGGACACGACCCCTGCCCGTCCCCGTTTCACGCCCGCGTCAAGACAAACCCCGGCCCGCCCCGGCGTTGGAGGGCACGGGGGCACCATCCAGCCCCTCCGGCGTTTGAGGACATCAGTAAGCGGCACTGTCCACCGGGTGGAGGTGAGGCTCCCCGGACCGGCGGGGTCGTTGAGCTCACCCTCGGCGTGAGGGGGGTGGGGTCGGAGGAGGTGCGTGTGTCCGGACGTAAAGCGTGTTTTGTGGCGCATGACTACCGGTGAACCAAACAAGTCCCTGAGGCGCCGTAAAACATGCAGTCCGGACATACGTACCTCCGCAGGCCCCGCCCCCCGTCACCACGACAAACCCAGCCCGTCCGGCGATTGAGGACATCAGTAACCCGCGCCAAACGCACCGGGCAGAGGCTACCGCGACGTCACCGTGAAGAGCGCACCATCCGGGTCACGCAGAGTCGCCTCATCGAGACCCTCCGTCGCCTCCGGAGGCGAGATCAACACCCCGCCGTCCTTCACCGCCGCCTCCACCGACCCGGAAACCTCCGGCACCCGGAAGTACACATGCCACCGCGGACGCAACTGCGGATCCGGCGTGGCCTGCACCGCGCCCCCGCGGATCCGCGCCACCACCTGCTCGTCCTGCCGCAGCACCGCGTGGTCGTCCTCGTGGACGAGCGTGAAACCGTCCGCGGTCTCCGGCGCCCAACCGAGGACCTGCCCGTAGAATCTCGCCGCGTCGACCGTGTCGCGCGTCCGCAGTTCCAGCCAGGCCGGCGCGCTCCCGCGTCCCACCGTCCAGTCGGACCGCACCGCGCCCTCCCAGATGCCGAAGGCGGCCCCGTCGGGGTCCATGGCGAGCGCGGCGCGCCCCGTGTGGAAGGCCAGCGGCCCCACCGCCACGGTCGCGCCGCGTTCGCGGATGCGGGCCGCCGCCTCGTCCACGTTCGCGACGGCGAAGTACGGGGTCCAGGAGACCGCGACCTGGAGCGAGGAGGCGAGCGCGCCGATGCCGGCGACGGCCATCCCGTCGGAGAGCGCGACGCAGAAGTCGTCACCCAGCCCCGCGGCGCGGTAGGTCCAGCCGAGGACGTTCCCGTAGAAGGCCTGTGACGCGGAGAGTTCGCGTGAGAGGAGCGTCACCCAGCAGGGAGCTCCCGCCACAGCTTGCGAGTTGACCTTGTCGCGCTCCACACCGCTCACACCGCTCACTCCGCCCACGTCCGACTCCTCGAATGAGCCCCTACTCTGCCAGGCCGGCCCCGGAGCGTCGGCAGCCGGTCGCGATCGCACATCAACGCGGGTACGTTTTCAGCACCTTTCCCTTCCGGTCGGCGGCCAGATACGCGCCCCCGTACTCGTCGGACACGTAGACGAGGAGCACGGGCTGGTCGTCGGCGAACACCCACGCGGGCTCGACGATCAGGTAGTGACTGGTCGGCTTGCGTACGCCGAGATCGTTGTCCGCCTTGCGGAGCAGCTCGGGGATCTTGTCCCAGTCGAAGGACGTGAGGTCGACGCTGCCTTCCCCGGAGACGAGTTCCCGGCCGGGGCCCAGGCGGGTGGCCGCGCCGTTGCGGTACTCGTACCGGTCGAACAGCTTCTTCTCGCCCTTGACCAGCGCCTCGGCGGAGGCGAACTGCTCGTGCACCGTGAAGCTGGTGGCCTCCGTACCGCCCATGACGGGGTCGAGCGCGGCGATGATCTTCTTGACGGCCGCAGGCGACAACAGGTCCTCGGAGGCGGCAGGCGTGGGTGTCGGCGTGGGCGTGGGGGAGAGGGACCGGGACGGCGACCGGTCGGGCGCCGAGGCGGCGGGGCGGTCGGCGGACGGGCCGCCTTCGCCGTCCGTGGCGTCGGAGCCGCCCGACAGCGGCGACACGTACCAGGCGAACGTCCCGGCCACGGCGATCCCGGCGACCGTCGCGGCGATGGAGATCCTGCGGGCCAGGCGGACCCGCGCCGGCGTGTTCGTGGAGACGGGCCGCGGGGGCGCGTACGGAGGCGTCGGAAATGGCACCTGCGGCGGCGGCCCCGCAGCGCGCAGCCGCGTGGTGGGCGTACCGGGCATCGCGTCCGCGGGCTCCGGCCACCGCGCCCCGCGCTCCACCGCCGCCAGCAGCCCGTCGAGCGCCGCCGCGTCCGGCCGGGCGGCCGTGTTCCGGTCCAGCAGCGCCGCCAGTACGGGCGCCAGCGGCCCGGCGTGGACGGGCGGCGGTATCTCCTCGTCGAGCACGGCCGCCAGCGTGGCCAGCGCGGACGTCCTGCGCAGCGGATGCCGTCCCTCGACGGCGACGTACATCAGCATGCCCAGGGACCAGAGGTCGGACGCCGGGTTGCCCTCGTCGCCCCGGATGCGCTCGGGGGCGATGTAGTCGGGGGAGCCGATGAGCTCGCCCGTGGCCGTGAGGTTCGAGGACTCGCGCAGCGCGGCGATCCCGAAGTCCGTGAGCACGGGGCGGCCGTCGGCGCGCAGCAGCACGTTGGCGGGTTTCACGTCGCGGTGGTGGATGCCGACCGCGTGCGCCGCGCGCAGCGCCGACAGCACACCACGGGCGATCGTGGCGGCCTCCATGGGGGTCAACGGCCCTTGTTCCAGGCGTTCCTGGAGCGAACGGCCGGGCACCAGCTCCATGACGATCCAGGGATGCGCGACCTCCGCCGCGTCCACGATGTGATAGATCGTCACCACCCCGGGGTGATCGATCGCGGCGAGGGCCTGCGCCTCCCGCAGGACGCGCTCGCGCAGCACCCGCGCGGCCGTCGGGTCCGCCGCCATCATGGCGGGGTCCGGCGGCCGCACCTCCTTGAGCGCCACCTCACGGTGAAGGGCCAGGTCGCGGGCGCGCCACACGAGGCCCATACCGCCGCCGCCCAGCCGGTCGAGCAGTTCGAACCGGCCGTCGATGACACGTCCTTCGGATCCCCCTGGGTTCATGGCGCTCAGGGTACGAGGCGCCCGTGGGCACTTCCGCTCTAGGGCGTGTCACCGCAGCAGCAGTTGCAGACCGCCGAGCACGGTCGCCCCGATCACGAGCCGTTCGAAGAGCCGCTGGTCGAT includes:
- a CDS encoding UBP-type zinc finger domain-containing protein, whose protein sequence is MANNEERTGGLICGHLADVDEVTPDSEDSCLDCVALGDSWVHLRECQTCGHIGCCDSSKNKHATAHYEATGHPLIRSYEPGEGWWWCYEDEIVFEVEGVAPVR
- a CDS encoding serine/threonine-protein kinase, which encodes MNPGGSEGRVIDGRFELLDRLGGGGMGLVWRARDLALHREVALKEVRPPDPAMMAADPTAARVLRERVLREAQALAAIDHPGVVTIYHIVDAAEVAHPWIVMELVPGRSLQERLEQGPLTPMEAATIARGVLSALRAAHAVGIHHRDVKPANVLLRADGRPVLTDFGIAALRESSNLTATGELIGSPDYIAPERIRGDEGNPASDLWSLGMLMYVAVEGRHPLRRTSALATLAAVLDEEIPPPVHAGPLAPVLAALLDRNTAARPDAAALDGLLAAVERGARWPEPADAMPGTPTTRLRAAGPPPQVPFPTPPYAPPRPVSTNTPARVRLARRISIAATVAGIAVAGTFAWYVSPLSGGSDATDGEGGPSADRPAASAPDRSPSRSLSPTPTPTPTPAASEDLLSPAAVKKIIAALDPVMGGTEATSFTVHEQFASAEALVKGEKKLFDRYEYRNGAATRLGPGRELVSGEGSVDLTSFDWDKIPELLRKADNDLGVRKPTSHYLIVEPAWVFADDQPVLLVYVSDEYGGAYLAADRKGKVLKTYPR
- a CDS encoding AfsR/SARP family transcriptional regulator — encoded protein: MRFSVLGPVRAWRHGTELELGPPKQRALLALLLTQAGQPVAVHEILDVLWGQDPPDSAVNVVHRHVGALRRLLEPDLPTRAASRRLVRGSGGYRLDVDPDGLDLLRFRALRDAAGQASEAGDPAGATELLIEALGLWRGPTATGIPPQIQAHPVFAAVDREHLAVVKEAAERALETGPSLTGRVLITLRHAAAHHQLDEVLQARLIVVLAATGHQAEALGVYQAVRSRLADELGLDPGPELRAAQQQVLRQSVPAGPPPVVPPAEDGGGDAGESVPPMEPAGGRNDDPAGPGNTGERTYAPKVRPAQLPADLSAFTGRRSELARSHALLPDEGEGPAAVVISAIGGMAGVGKTTLAVRWAHEVAHRFPDGQLYVNLRGFDPTGSVMDPADAIRTFLDAFGVHPNRIPTGLDAQAALYRSLLAGRRVLVLLDNARDTEQVRPLLPGAPGCLAIVTSRNQLHGLIAADGARPVTLDVLTVSEAREFLARRLGADRLTAESGAGDEIVALCGRLPLALAIVSARAAVHPGFSLSSIAAELRRGHGSLDAFAGGDPVTDARSVFSWSYRTLSPAAARLFRLLALHPGPCCSTAAAASLVGLREPEARAPLAELVRAQLLTEETPGRFASHELLRAYGAELAHAHDSKDDRSAARHRMQDHYLHTALAADTSMAPHRERFPLPPAAPGSGPLTFPDAREAADWIERERSVLLSSVEQDARYGSTGHCWRLAAILELFLDRRGRWQEQLTLQTFAVTAAQRLGDVYGQAHAHQVLGFVSGRLKRHDEARAQLSRALELYGELNDPIGMGRAHRYLAYQSNGLGRHLQALEHYRQAAVYYREASHTAGLGSIFNEVGWTYILLGEHEKALGQCRQSLALHQEIGDRNGEAAAWDSLGYAHHHLRRYQQALASYGHALDLYRDLRDCPLEADTLVHIGDTQAALGAPVRAASAWAHALEIFDGFDHPDAEAVRDRLHRLGEPSPRDSPALKV
- a CDS encoding VOC family protein translates to MGGVSGVSGVERDKVNSQAVAGAPCWVTLLSRELSASQAFYGNVLGWTYRAAGLGDDFCVALSDGMAVAGIGALASSLQVAVSWTPYFAVANVDEAAARIRERGATVAVGPLAFHTGRAALAMDPDGAAFGIWEGAVRSDWTVGRGSAPAWLELRTRDTVDAARFYGQVLGWAPETADGFTLVHEDDHAVLRQDEQVVARIRGGAVQATPDPQLRPRWHVYFRVPEVSGSVEAAVKDGGVLISPPEATEGLDEATLRDPDGALFTVTSR